One part of the Streptomyces sp. AM 2-1-1 genome encodes these proteins:
- a CDS encoding glycosyltransferase 87 family protein: MTALAVGLASASNTSQHRWGLAAALAYACAALVSRRSRVPWSRTAALIGVVGALVVPLVWLTAVGLQQMEVGVVERSAQHFLETGTPYLSHPVAVRDFNPYLPGMALFGVPHAVFGAGVLAGARLWNLAGFAATLAAAVAVLVKGRPSARRTAVTGATWIAACPVVALPLAIGGVDPVVVAFVLLALAYAHRGRAAGAGLALGAAAILKWTAWPAIPVVVVLLAATRGARAARISAAVAVAVAASVVAPPLLADPHAFLDNAVLYPFGLSDTASTAASPLLGALLSALLPHGKTVAVVLIGVGAVAVALSLIVRPPTTTAAAAHRLALGLTIAILLSPATRIGYAVYPLTLLIWARCTVLTVPEPTPDQDTSSPVPHLAAERL, from the coding sequence GTGACGGCCCTCGCTGTGGGGCTTGCTTCCGCGTCGAACACGTCGCAGCACCGGTGGGGACTTGCCGCTGCTCTCGCCTATGCCTGCGCCGCGCTGGTGTCGCGGCGTTCCCGTGTCCCGTGGTCTCGTACGGCGGCCCTGATCGGCGTCGTCGGCGCGCTGGTCGTTCCGCTGGTGTGGCTGACTGCCGTGGGCCTGCAGCAGATGGAGGTCGGCGTCGTCGAACGGTCCGCCCAGCACTTCCTGGAGACCGGCACCCCTTATCTCTCGCATCCGGTCGCGGTGCGCGACTTCAACCCCTACCTCCCCGGCATGGCCCTTTTCGGGGTCCCTCACGCCGTGTTCGGCGCGGGAGTGCTGGCCGGCGCCCGCCTGTGGAATCTGGCAGGGTTCGCTGCCACGCTGGCCGCTGCCGTGGCCGTGCTGGTCAAGGGCCGGCCGTCGGCCCGGCGCACGGCGGTGACGGGGGCGACATGGATCGCGGCCTGCCCCGTCGTGGCGCTGCCGCTGGCCATCGGCGGGGTCGATCCCGTGGTCGTGGCCTTCGTCCTTCTGGCCCTGGCATACGCGCACCGGGGCCGTGCTGCGGGTGCGGGCCTGGCACTGGGAGCGGCAGCCATCTTGAAGTGGACCGCGTGGCCGGCCATCCCGGTCGTCGTCGTCCTCCTGGCCGCGACCAGAGGAGCACGCGCGGCCAGGATATCGGCTGCGGTGGCGGTCGCGGTGGCGGCGTCGGTGGTCGCGCCGCCGCTCCTGGCCGATCCCCACGCCTTTCTCGACAACGCGGTGCTCTACCCCTTCGGACTGAGCGATACCGCCTCGACCGCCGCCAGCCCGCTCCTGGGCGCCCTGCTCTCCGCCCTGCTGCCCCACGGCAAGACCGTCGCCGTCGTTCTCATCGGCGTCGGAGCCGTCGCCGTAGCCCTGTCGCTCATCGTCCGGCCGCCGACGACCACGGCGGCGGCCGCCCACCGGCTCGCGCTCGGCCTCACCATCGCCATCCTGCTGTCTCCGGCAACCCGCATCGGCTACGCCGTCTACCCCCTCACCCTCCTGATCTGGGCCCGCTGCACCGTCCTGACCGTCCCGGAACCGACGCCGGACCAGGACACCAGCAGTCCAGTACCGCACCTGGCCGCAGAGCGACTCTGA